The following is a genomic window from Thermus caldifontis.
TGGGCCCAAGGGGGGGTGGCCTTTCCCCTGGACGAGGTGGACCTAAAGGCCCACCTGGAGGATACCTTGAGGGCAGGCCGGGGCCTGGTGGAGGAGGCCGTGGCCCGGTCCATCCTGCAGGAAGCCCCTCGCCACCTGGAAAAGCTCCTTTCCCTAGGGCTTCCCTTCCACCCCGAGCCCACCCGGGAAGGGGGGCACTCCCGGGCCCGGGTCCGGCACCTGGGGGGGGACCGAAGCGGCCTTTTCCTCCTCCAGGGGCTTCTTAAGCGGCTTAGGGGTCCGGTCCTCGAGGGGCACATGGCGGTAAGCCTTCTTCTGGGGGAAGGCCGGGTGGCGGGGGCCTTGGTCCTGGGGCCCGGGGGGCTACAGGTGGTACGGGCCGGGGCGGTGCTCCTGGCCACGGGAGGCCTGGGGCGGCTTTTCCCGGTGACCACCAACCCCGAAGGGGCCACCGGGGACGGGATGGCCCTGGCCTACCTGGCGAGAGCCACCCTAAGGGATCTGGAGTTCATCCAGTTTCATCCCACGGCCCTCCCCGATGGAAGCCTGGTGAGCGAGGCCTGCCGGGGGGAAGGAGCCATCCTCCTGAACGCCCAGGGAGAGCGGTTCATGCCCCGGTATGACCCCTTGGGGGAGCTGGCCCCCAGGGACGTGGTGGCGCGGGCCGTCCACCGGGAGAGGGTGAGGACCGGGGGGGTGTACCTGGACCTGAGGCCAATCCCCCACCTGGAGTCCCGCTTTCCCACGGTGGTGGCGGCAGCGCAGGCCCTGGGCTTCAACCCCTTGAGGGAACCCGTGCCCGTGGCCCCTGCGGCCCACTATGCCATGGGGGGCGTGAAGACCGACCTCTGGGGCTTTACGGGGGTTTCCGGCCTTTACGCGGCCGGGGAGGTGGCCTCCACGGGTTTCCACGGGGCCAACCGCCTGGCCTCCAATAGCCTCCTGGAGGGCTTGGTGATGGGGGAACGGGCCGCCAAAGCCGCCCTTCAGGACCTGGCCCACCCCAGGAGGGCGGAACCCCTTCCCATCCTGCTCCTGGATCCCGGGCACCTTAAGCCCCTACGGGAAAGGATGGGCCAGGCGGCCGGGGTGGTGCGCCGGGGGTGGGAGCTGGCCCAGGCCCTGGCCTGGGTGGAGGGCCTTCCCCTGGAGGAAACCCTGCCGGACAACCTCCCCGCTTCCGGGGATCCAAAGGCCCTGCGCGCCTTCCTGGAGGCGGGCCACCTGGCCCTTCTTTCCCGGCTCCTCTTGCGCATGGCCCTTATGCGGGAGGAAAGCCGGGGGGCCCACTTCCGGGAGGAGTTTCCCCAGGAGGCCCAAGAGCCCTACCACCTCGAGGTCCAGGGGACACCGGGGGCGGCAAGCCAAGCCCCCAACCCGGTCCGGCTTCCCCTTCGGGCTGGTGGGGACCAGCCGGGGTATAATGCTCCTGGAGGTTCTTTATGAAAGGTCATCCCGATGTGATCCAAAGCCTACAGGAAAGGCTTTCCGAAGAACTGGCCGCCATTTTGCAGTACATGGTCCATGCGGAGATGGCGGAGAACTGGGGCTTCAAGGCCCTGGCCCACCACCTCAAGGCCCACGCCATCACCGAGATGCGCCATGCGGAGAAGCACATTGAGCGCATCCTCTTCCTGGAGGGATTTCCTGAGGTGAGCCGGATCGGGGAGATCCGGATCGGCAAAACGGTGGAGGAGATCCTCTTCAAGGACTACGAGGGGGAGCTCCAGGCGGTGAAGGGCTACAACGAGACCATGAACCTGGCCCAGAGCCTGGGGGATAACGGTACCCGGGACATGGTGGCGGAGATCCTCAAAGATGAGGAAGGCCACGTGGACTGGCTGGAGGCCCAGCGGGAACTCCTGGCCCAGATGGGCCTTCCCAACTACCTCCAGTACCTGGTGGGGGAAGCGGAGTAATACCCTCTCCTCCTGTTTCGTTCTCTAAGCCGCAACGAGATGATGCCTACCGGAGGCCCTTTCCGGGGCCCCCACCCTGGNNNNNNNNNNGCCTCAGCCCACGGGGGCCTTCAGGTTCTTGCGGGCCCAGCCCTCGATGGCGGCGATGACCGCCTCCAGCTCCCGCCCGGCCTCGGTGAGGCTATAGCGGGTGCGGGGAGGCATGAAGGATTCCACCTTCTTTTCCAC
Proteins encoded in this region:
- the bfr gene encoding bacterioferritin → MKGHPDVIQSLQERLSEELAAILQYMVHAEMAENWGFKALAHHLKAHAITEMRHAEKHIERILFLEGFPEVSRIGEIRIGKTVEEILFKDYEGELQAVKGYNETMNLAQSLGDNGTRDMVAEILKDEEGHVDWLEAQRELLAQMGLPNYLQYLVGEAE
- the nadB gene encoding L-aspartate oxidase, which encodes METLSADLLILGAGIAGVYAALAAEERGAKVLLLSKDPLPSGSTPWAQGGVAFPLDEVDLKAHLEDTLRAGRGLVEEAVARSILQEAPRHLEKLLSLGLPFHPEPTREGGHSRARVRHLGGDRSGLFLLQGLLKRLRGPVLEGHMAVSLLLGEGRVAGALVLGPGGLQVVRAGAVLLATGGLGRLFPVTTNPEGATGDGMALAYLARATLRDLEFIQFHPTALPDGSLVSEACRGEGAILLNAQGERFMPRYDPLGELAPRDVVARAVHRERVRTGGVYLDLRPIPHLESRFPTVVAAAQALGFNPLREPVPVAPAAHYAMGGVKTDLWGFTGVSGLYAAGEVASTGFHGANRLASNSLLEGLVMGERAAKAALQDLAHPRRAEPLPILLLDPGHLKPLRERMGQAAGVVRRGWELAQALAWVEGLPLEETLPDNLPASGDPKALRAFLEAGHLALLSRLLLRMALMREESRGAHFREEFPQEAQEPYHLEVQGTPGAASQAPNPVRLPLRAGGDQPGYNAPGGSL